The Deinococcus koreensis genome window below encodes:
- a CDS encoding PrsW family intramembrane metalloprotease, giving the protein MLLSLLTSVALTFGWLWFFVRRDRHPEPAWLLARTFGWGCFAWLVAAAFEASLGRLLDSPLPLALLLVALLTALIEEGSKFLASTTAITEVPFDEPMDGLVYAVTAALGFALMENITYTLGFGGRAGTWHAVVTTLAHALFSAPQGYALGGLHWQRGRLWVAQGVLLSVVLHFVFNGILSSSTGWPLLLALGVVVALMIVLASRYYLSFEAHAREQAQAQALREGGPLPEPPQPG; this is encoded by the coding sequence GTGCTGCTTTCCCTCCTGACGTCCGTGGCCCTGACCTTCGGGTGGCTGTGGTTCTTCGTGCGCCGCGACCGCCACCCGGAGCCCGCCTGGCTGCTGGCGCGCACGTTCGGCTGGGGCTGCTTCGCGTGGCTGGTGGCCGCCGCCTTCGAGGCCAGCCTGGGCCGGCTGCTGGATTCCCCGCTGCCCCTGGCCCTGCTGCTGGTGGCCCTGCTGACCGCGCTGATCGAGGAGGGCAGCAAGTTTCTGGCCTCCACGACCGCCATCACGGAAGTGCCCTTCGACGAGCCCATGGACGGCCTGGTCTACGCCGTCACGGCGGCGCTGGGCTTCGCCCTGATGGAGAACATCACTTACACCCTGGGCTTCGGGGGACGGGCCGGCACCTGGCACGCTGTGGTCACCACCCTGGCGCACGCCCTGTTCAGCGCCCCTCAGGGCTACGCGCTGGGGGGCCTGCACTGGCAGCGCGGGCGCCTCTGGGTCGCCCAGGGCGTGCTGCTCAGCGTGGTGCTGCACTTCGTCTTCAACGGGATCCTCTCCAGTTCGACCGGCTGGCCGCTGCTGCTGGCACTGGGTGTGGTGGTGGCCCTGATGATCGTGCTGGCCAGTCGCTACTACCTTAGCTTCGAGGCCCACGCCCGGGAGCAGGCGCAAGCCCAGGCTTTGCGCGAGGGTGGGCCACTCCCGGAGCCCCCTCAGCCAGGGTAG
- the moaD gene encoding molybdopterin converting factor subunit 1, producing the protein MRVKVVFFARLKREMGVEELGVDIPGGSNVRTLASRLETEHGLKLGGCMVAVNETYATPEHRLTEGDEVAFLPPVAGGSGDDTDAATICEIATEALSLQTADAFLVRPQYGAQAYFVGTVRSPNHGKQVEFIEYEGFAPMARKVMLGAAEAARERHGELRIYLQHRIGRLLPGEASILIGVASPHRRAALEACDFMIEYLKVQIPVWKREVDEDGEHWVEGQTGHATL; encoded by the coding sequence ATGCGGGTTAAAGTCGTGTTTTTTGCGCGCCTGAAGAGGGAAATGGGAGTCGAGGAACTGGGAGTCGACATCCCGGGGGGCTCCAACGTCCGTACGCTGGCCAGCCGCCTCGAAACCGAACATGGCCTGAAGCTGGGCGGATGTATGGTCGCCGTCAACGAGACCTACGCGACCCCCGAGCATCGGCTGACCGAGGGCGATGAGGTGGCGTTCCTGCCGCCCGTCGCGGGTGGGAGTGGCGACGACACCGACGCAGCGACCATCTGCGAGATCGCGACCGAAGCGCTGTCTCTACAGACGGCGGACGCCTTTCTCGTCCGGCCGCAATACGGCGCGCAGGCGTATTTCGTGGGCACGGTACGCAGCCCAAACCACGGCAAGCAGGTAGAATTCATCGAGTACGAAGGCTTCGCCCCGATGGCGCGCAAGGTCATGCTCGGAGCGGCCGAGGCGGCGCGGGAGCGGCACGGTGAGCTGCGGATCTATCTGCAGCACCGCATAGGGCGACTGCTGCCGGGCGAGGCCAGCATCCTGATTGGCGTGGCGAGTCCGCACCGGAGGGCTGCGCTGGAAGCCTGCGACTTCATGATCGAATACCTGAAAGTCCAGATCCCGGTCTGGAAGCGCGAGGTCGACGAGGACGGCGAGCACTGGGTGGAAGGCCAGACGGGCCACGCCACCCTCTAG
- the tgt gene encoding tRNA guanosine(34) transglycosylase Tgt: protein MFDFKIQSRDGRARVGHFETPRGVVTTPMFMPVGTQGTVKGVSAQELLDIRSQMILANTYHLMLRPGESLVAAHGGLPGFTAYPGPFLTDSGGFQVMSLGHMRKITEEGVTFKSHLDGGLVELSPERSVAVQEALGADVIMAFDECPPFPAERDYILRSLERTVRWLDRCLTVKSRPEQALFAIVQGGIHLDLRERSLELTLPFDTPGFAIGGLAVGESKAEMYPAVAFTAARLPEARPRYLMGVGHPEDLIAGIAVGVDMFDCVYPTRTGRFGYALTDDGRLNLNSSAPRSELRPIDENCDCYACRHYTRAYLAHLVKAEEMLGPRMLSLHNLRYLHRLVERAREAIASQSLAGWAQTWGERYFKGAIPEWFQKALEAGSASS from the coding sequence GTGTTCGACTTCAAGATCCAGTCCCGTGACGGCCGGGCGCGTGTAGGCCACTTCGAGACGCCCCGTGGTGTCGTGACGACGCCCATGTTCATGCCGGTGGGCACGCAGGGCACGGTCAAGGGTGTTAGTGCCCAGGAACTGCTCGACATCCGGTCGCAGATGATTCTGGCCAACACCTACCATCTGATGCTCAGGCCGGGAGAGTCGCTGGTGGCCGCCCACGGGGGTCTGCCCGGCTTCACGGCCTACCCCGGCCCGTTCCTGACCGATTCGGGTGGATTCCAGGTCATGAGCCTGGGCCACATGCGGAAGATCACCGAAGAGGGGGTGACCTTCAAGAGTCATCTGGATGGAGGGCTGGTCGAGCTCTCCCCCGAGCGGAGCGTGGCCGTCCAGGAGGCGCTGGGGGCTGACGTCATCATGGCTTTCGACGAATGTCCGCCCTTCCCGGCCGAGCGCGACTACATCCTGCGGAGTCTGGAGCGCACCGTGCGCTGGCTCGACCGGTGCCTCACCGTCAAGTCGAGGCCGGAACAGGCCCTGTTCGCCATCGTGCAGGGGGGAATCCATCTGGATCTGCGGGAACGCAGCCTGGAACTCACGCTGCCCTTCGACACCCCTGGCTTCGCCATCGGGGGGCTGGCGGTGGGGGAGAGCAAGGCCGAGATGTATCCGGCGGTGGCCTTCACGGCGGCGCGCCTTCCCGAAGCCCGACCCCGTTACCTGATGGGCGTGGGTCACCCGGAAGACCTGATCGCCGGGATCGCGGTTGGCGTGGATATGTTCGACTGCGTCTATCCCACCCGCACGGGCCGCTTCGGCTACGCCTTGACGGACGATGGCCGGCTCAACCTCAATTCCAGCGCGCCGCGGAGTGAACTCCGGCCGATCGACGAGAACTGCGACTGCTACGCCTGCCGTCATTACACGCGCGCCTATCTGGCCCACCTGGTCAAGGCGGAGGAGATGCTAGGGCCCCGGATGCTGTCCCTGCATAACCTGCGCTACCTGCACCGTCTGGTCGAGCGGGCGCGGGAGGCCATCGCCAGCCAGAGTCTGGCCGGTTGGGCCCAGACCTGGGGTGAACGCTATTTCAAGGGGGCAATACCTGAATGGTTCCAGAAGGCCCTGGAAGCAGGGTCGGCTTCATCATAG
- a CDS encoding S-layer homology domain-containing protein has translation MKKSLLVLTAALSFGMASAQTDAPASATQVPSLTDVPAGHWAKDAIDKLVSRGIILGYPDGTYRGTQNLTRYEAAVIIARLLDQIRTGEVPASGIDADTLAALQNAIQELAADLAALGVRVSDLEENAVSRDDFTRLEERVETIAASQGDAEALNALQGQIDELTARADDYDTLRADVDDSASSIAALNDLTVLLNQDILNLQDRVSAVEAAQADLVGRADFDNLSGRVGVVETKVTSLDNRVTQLEKYAFSIKPSLGATYYVARSTRNMDVDRLIAGTVFGKGDDGDGDTKDTAVDYADLTNGRVLVVNDAANYYGFSGAGNYGTTATTGNAVRVEGKTDISLSINFSNSGKFGTATSATTGAFVPSAGGLNVNSVDLSFGVQAGFPSGSASAGPDGVFGTPDDVPATSFYPDVRDPDTKNIYRPLFFYFNNATANFTVGNAPVVVTFGKGLKFKFADYLGDNDKTGRGDGFNVLVDGSTVPVIGAFKPTLNFVYGSRGGANGDNLYYRGVRATITPVGTLKAGLQVLEEGADAFGQPAGTPNDVTAFGADLHGTVAGWQLDSEYAMSRVSPNRFAATPAVEQETAFYAKTAGSLGPVKVYDLNYRTISTNYDKVAGISEANPTDGDNGSTAPYAANQTGFGFKVGGSLGPVAVGAYLDNKVDFGLSPFSPATAAGAVVQRGAAAKVSLFNLVTVRGGYYEHMENALGQAGVRYNVRGDVTPGLGLAIGAYYRNVAINGTRTQSDAGLFARGKYNSNFTLVDNEFTNQEGCADQHPSIAGSDLDGVGGALTFTQRSFTDKNCYSEFGVEVSHNGKDANALVKNLDLRLGYASRYRNTGNSYSNTFFYGDALYSAKFGVANVNVKGAFANDGYTAADLAANPTAFSSTAAAFGVKVVSDPLNVIFKPSVEAQVGYYTRSHDFAAAGADYTSTGLKYLVGVKMNEFLLPNTKLAVYYAGYNGTNRAYRPYDSASNTAGAFIDQNNGGATVSQNLLYVEGNYYDLSFGYGMGNLSLNNVTTPTSERGSVFKINYKVNF, from the coding sequence ATGAAGAAAAGCCTGCTTGTTCTCACCGCCGCACTGTCGTTCGGCATGGCGTCCGCCCAGACGGATGCTCCCGCCAGCGCGACCCAGGTGCCCTCGCTGACCGACGTTCCCGCCGGTCACTGGGCCAAGGACGCCATCGATAAGCTGGTCAGCCGTGGCATCATCCTCGGCTACCCGGATGGCACCTACCGCGGCACGCAGAACCTGACCCGCTACGAGGCGGCCGTCATCATCGCCCGCCTGCTGGATCAGATCCGCACGGGCGAAGTGCCTGCCAGCGGCATCGACGCCGACACCCTAGCGGCGCTGCAGAACGCTATCCAGGAACTCGCCGCCGACCTCGCCGCCCTGGGCGTGCGCGTCAGCGACCTGGAAGAGAACGCCGTGAGCCGCGACGACTTCACCCGCCTGGAAGAGCGCGTCGAGACCATCGCCGCCTCGCAGGGCGACGCTGAAGCCCTCAACGCCCTGCAGGGCCAGATCGACGAGCTGACCGCCCGCGCCGATGACTACGACACCCTGCGTGCCGATGTCGACGACAGCGCCAGCTCCATCGCGGCCCTGAACGACCTGACCGTGCTGCTGAACCAGGACATCCTGAACCTGCAGGATCGCGTCAGCGCCGTGGAAGCCGCGCAGGCCGATCTGGTCGGCCGCGCCGACTTCGACAACCTCTCCGGCCGCGTGGGCGTCGTGGAAACCAAGGTCACGAGCCTGGACAACCGCGTCACGCAGCTCGAGAAGTACGCCTTCTCCATCAAGCCCAGCCTGGGCGCCACCTACTACGTGGCCCGCAGCACGCGCAACATGGATGTCGACCGCCTCATCGCGGGCACGGTGTTCGGTAAGGGTGACGACGGCGACGGCGACACCAAGGACACTGCGGTCGACTACGCCGACCTGACCAATGGCCGCGTGCTTGTGGTCAACGACGCTGCCAACTACTACGGCTTCAGCGGTGCCGGCAACTACGGCACGACCGCGACCACGGGCAATGCCGTGCGTGTCGAGGGCAAGACCGACATCAGCCTGTCCATCAACTTCAGCAACAGCGGCAAGTTCGGCACGGCGACCAGCGCGACGACGGGCGCCTTTGTCCCCAGTGCTGGCGGCCTGAATGTGAACAGCGTGGATCTGAGCTTCGGCGTGCAGGCGGGCTTCCCCTCCGGCTCGGCGAGCGCAGGCCCGGATGGTGTGTTCGGTACGCCTGACGACGTGCCCGCGACGTCGTTCTATCCTGACGTGCGCGATCCCGACACCAAGAACATCTACCGTCCCCTGTTCTTCTACTTCAACAACGCCACTGCCAACTTCACGGTGGGCAATGCGCCTGTGGTCGTGACCTTCGGCAAGGGCCTGAAGTTCAAGTTTGCCGACTACCTCGGCGATAACGACAAGACGGGTCGCGGCGACGGCTTCAACGTGCTGGTCGACGGCAGCACCGTTCCCGTGATTGGGGCGTTCAAGCCCACCCTGAACTTCGTGTACGGCAGCCGCGGCGGCGCCAATGGCGACAACCTGTACTACCGTGGCGTGCGCGCCACCATCACCCCAGTGGGCACCCTCAAGGCTGGCCTGCAGGTGCTCGAGGAAGGTGCGGACGCCTTCGGTCAACCCGCTGGCACCCCCAACGACGTCACCGCGTTCGGCGCCGACCTGCACGGCACGGTTGCGGGCTGGCAGCTCGACAGCGAATACGCCATGAGCCGTGTGTCTCCCAACCGCTTCGCTGCTACTCCTGCGGTTGAGCAGGAGACCGCTTTCTACGCCAAGACCGCTGGCAGCCTGGGTCCGGTGAAGGTCTACGACCTCAACTACCGCACCATCAGCACCAACTACGACAAGGTCGCGGGCATCTCTGAAGCCAACCCCACGGACGGCGACAACGGCAGCACGGCTCCCTACGCCGCCAACCAGACCGGCTTCGGCTTTAAGGTCGGTGGCAGCCTTGGCCCCGTGGCCGTGGGCGCCTACCTGGATAACAAGGTCGACTTCGGTCTCAGCCCCTTCAGCCCCGCAACGGCTGCCGGCGCGGTCGTGCAGCGTGGCGCCGCGGCCAAGGTCAGCCTGTTCAATCTGGTGACTGTCCGTGGTGGCTATTACGAGCACATGGAGAACGCTCTGGGTCAGGCGGGCGTGCGCTACAACGTGCGCGGCGACGTGACCCCCGGCCTCGGCCTGGCCATCGGCGCGTACTACCGCAACGTGGCTATCAACGGTACGCGCACCCAGAGTGACGCTGGCCTGTTCGCCCGTGGCAAGTACAACAGCAACTTCACGCTGGTGGACAACGAGTTCACTAACCAGGAAGGTTGCGCGGATCAGCACCCATCCATCGCCGGTTCCGATCTGGACGGCGTTGGTGGCGCACTGACCTTCACGCAGCGCAGCTTCACGGACAAGAACTGCTACAGCGAGTTCGGCGTCGAAGTCAGCCATAACGGCAAGGATGCCAACGCGCTGGTGAAGAACCTCGATCTGCGCCTGGGCTACGCCTCGCGCTACCGCAACACTGGCAACAGCTACAGCAACACCTTCTTCTACGGTGACGCCCTGTACAGCGCCAAGTTCGGCGTGGCCAACGTTAATGTGAAGGGTGCTTTCGCGAACGACGGCTACACGGCCGCCGATCTGGCTGCCAACCCCACCGCTTTCAGCAGCACCGCCGCTGCTTTCGGCGTGAAGGTCGTCAGCGATCCGCTGAACGTGATCTTCAAGCCCAGCGTGGAAGCTCAGGTCGGTTACTACACCCGCAGCCATGACTTTGCGGCCGCTGGTGCTGACTACACCTCGACGGGCCTGAAGTACCTGGTCGGCGTGAAGATGAACGAGTTCCTGCTGCCCAACACCAAGCTCGCCGTGTACTACGCTGGCTACAACGGCACGAACCGCGCTTACCGGCCCTACGACTCGGCTTCCAACACCGCTGGCGCGTTCATCGACCAGAACAACGGTGGCGCCACCGTCAGCCAGAACCTGCTGTACGTCGAAGGCAATTACTACGATCTGTCCTTCGGTTACGGCATGGGCAACCTCAGCCTGAACAACGTCACGACTCCGACCAGCGAGCGTGGCTCCGTCTTCAAGATCAACTACAAGGTCAACTTCTAA
- a CDS encoding manganese-dependent inorganic pyrophosphatase, translating into MLPVFGHLNPDTDAVTSALVYARLLSRQGVEAQAYRLGELNFETPFVLREAGLEAPPLLPVLAAGTEVALVDHNESAQSVPNLAELVVTRVVDHHKLGDLTTSQPPYLRFEPVGCTGTILLGLHREAGLKVEPTDARLMLSAILSDTLHFRSPTTTQADRDAVEFLAPVAGVQDVEAYALAMFAAKSDLGDTPADQLLRMDYKVFPFGDAAQPQRWGLGVIETTNPAYVFGRQAELLAAMDKAKAEDGLNGVLLSVIDILNETNRTLILSATEDKAVSEAFGVASQNQVADLGHLISRKKQIVPTLEAHFAPVS; encoded by the coding sequence ATGTTGCCTGTGTTTGGTCACCTGAATCCCGATACCGACGCGGTCACCTCCGCGCTGGTGTACGCCCGTCTGCTCTCCCGGCAGGGGGTGGAAGCCCAGGCCTACCGTCTGGGCGAACTGAACTTCGAGACGCCCTTCGTGCTGCGCGAGGCGGGTTTGGAGGCGCCGCCACTGCTTCCGGTACTGGCGGCGGGCACCGAGGTGGCGTTGGTGGATCACAACGAAAGTGCCCAGTCGGTGCCGAATCTGGCGGAGCTGGTGGTGACCCGGGTGGTGGATCACCACAAGCTGGGTGACCTGACTACCTCGCAGCCGCCTTACCTGCGCTTCGAGCCGGTGGGCTGCACGGGTACCATTCTGCTGGGGCTCCACCGCGAGGCCGGCCTGAAGGTCGAGCCCACCGACGCGAGGCTGATGCTGAGTGCCATCCTGAGCGACACGCTGCACTTCCGCAGCCCCACGACCACCCAGGCCGACCGCGACGCCGTGGAGTTCCTGGCGCCGGTAGCTGGTGTGCAGGACGTTGAAGCCTACGCCCTCGCCATGTTCGCGGCCAAGAGCGATCTGGGCGATACGCCCGCCGATCAGCTGCTCAGGATGGACTACAAGGTCTTCCCCTTCGGAGACGCGGCCCAGCCCCAGCGCTGGGGGCTGGGGGTCATCGAGACCACCAACCCGGCGTACGTGTTCGGACGTCAGGCCGAACTGCTGGCGGCCATGGATAAGGCGAAAGCCGAGGACGGGCTGAACGGGGTGCTGCTCAGCGTGATCGATATCCTGAACGAGACGAACCGCACGCTGATCCTCAGCGCCACGGAGGACAAGGCCGTGTCGGAGGCGTTCGGAGTGGCCAGTCAGAATCAGGTGGCCGACCTGGGTCACCTGATCAGCCGGAAAAAACAGATCGTGCCCACGCTGGAGGCGCATTTCGCCCCAGTGAGCTGA
- a CDS encoding bifunctional folylpolyglutamate synthase/dihydrofolate synthase → MDDHLGWLFARQRFGVRPGLERVRALLARLGDPQQSFRVVLVGGTNGKGSTAATLAAMLSADGRRVGLFTSPHLTRFTERFRVDGQELPEATVAAALARLRPVAEELEATFFEIVTVLGALLFAQAGTEVAVMEVGLGGRLDATNALEPVLSVITTVDLDHTEVLGHTLEAIAAEKAGILRAGLPAVTGVDMTLLPILQGRGADLWALGWHVGLQIQSFGWDGSELSLSLPRQTLSLHTPLMGEHGARNAALAAAAAFRLGASREAIRKGAAAVSWPGRLEVLPGPGGRIILDGAHNPAGARALADTLRGLGVGRLPVVFGAAGDKDIGGVAQALRPLASHVILTRSALSPRAADLAALAELFPDVPVSRTSGPAQALAALAGLGEPLALVCGSLYLIGEVRPLLLGEATEGRERWQ, encoded by the coding sequence CTGGACGATCATCTGGGCTGGCTGTTCGCGCGGCAGCGTTTCGGGGTACGGCCCGGTCTGGAACGGGTACGGGCCCTGCTGGCCCGGCTGGGCGACCCGCAGCAGAGCTTCCGGGTCGTCCTGGTCGGTGGAACGAACGGCAAGGGCTCCACCGCCGCGACGCTGGCCGCCATGCTGAGCGCCGACGGTCGGCGGGTGGGCCTCTTCACCAGCCCGCACCTGACGCGCTTCACGGAGCGCTTCCGGGTGGACGGCCAGGAACTGCCAGAGGCCACCGTCGCGGCGGCGCTGGCCCGGCTGCGGCCGGTCGCGGAGGAACTGGAGGCCACCTTCTTCGAGATCGTGACCGTTCTGGGGGCGTTGCTGTTCGCGCAGGCCGGGACGGAGGTGGCGGTCATGGAGGTCGGGCTGGGCGGGCGGCTGGACGCCACGAACGCGCTGGAACCCGTGCTCAGCGTGATCACCACCGTCGATCTGGATCATACCGAGGTGCTGGGGCACACGCTGGAGGCGATCGCCGCCGAGAAGGCGGGCATCCTGCGGGCGGGGCTGCCGGCGGTCACGGGCGTGGACATGACCCTGCTGCCCATCCTGCAGGGGCGCGGCGCCGATCTGTGGGCTCTGGGCTGGCACGTGGGGCTCCAGATCCAGTCGTTCGGCTGGGACGGCTCGGAGCTCAGCCTGAGCCTGCCGCGCCAGACGCTGAGCCTGCACACGCCGCTGATGGGGGAGCACGGGGCCCGCAACGCGGCGCTGGCAGCGGCGGCCGCGTTCAGGCTGGGGGCGTCGCGGGAAGCCATCCGGAAGGGGGCGGCGGCCGTGTCCTGGCCGGGGCGTCTGGAGGTGCTGCCCGGCCCGGGCGGCCGGATCATCCTCGACGGCGCGCACAACCCGGCGGGCGCGCGGGCGCTGGCCGACACGCTGCGGGGCCTGGGGGTGGGCCGGCTGCCGGTGGTGTTCGGCGCGGCGGGCGACAAGGATATCGGGGGGGTGGCGCAGGCGCTGCGGCCCCTGGCGTCGCACGTGATCCTGACCCGGTCGGCCCTCAGCCCACGGGCCGCCGACCTGGCGGCGTTGGCTGAACTGTTCCCCGACGTGCCCGTGAGCCGGACGTCCGGCCCGGCCCAGGCACTGGCGGCGCTGGCAGGCCTGGGTGAGCCGCTGGCCCTCGTCTGCGGCAGCCTGTACCTGATCGGTGAGGTGCGGCCCCTGCTGCTGGGTGAGGCCACCGAGGGGCGCGAGCGCTGGCAATAG
- a CDS encoding carboxypeptidase M32 codes for MTISESTASAPAPSAPALTDLRRRLGQVSDLHAAESLLSWEQETMMPQEAARVRGLQLSTLAGLAHELFTDPRTGELLAQAQPEDEADRAVVRVAQRDYDKATRLPTSFVEERSRAQNEAHHAWLDARQRSDFAAFAPHLSTMMDFARREADLLGYEEHPYDALLDSYEPGMRVSQVRSVFADLRDRTLPLLRRITAAGDAADYSVLTRPFPGEAQKAFAWRVAGEAFGLKSSFARQDESAHPFQSNFSRSDIRITTRVEEYWPACLFGTWHEAGHAMYERGVHELWERTPVSRGASLGVHESQSRMFENLLGRSRPFWGRYFSELQGAAPEVTAGLDAETLYRAVNRVKPSLIRVEADEVTYNFHIMLRFELELGLLDGTLKVAELPEAWNAKMQEYLGLTPPSDAQGVLQDIHWSAGLIGYFPTYSLGNLLSVQLLEAARQDTAVAAGLQEAHYGPLLAWLAQHIHQHGRSLTPGELTERATGRPLSADPYVAYLHEKYGAIYGLE; via the coding sequence ATGACCATCAGCGAATCCACTGCCAGCGCCCCGGCCCCCAGCGCTCCCGCCCTGACCGACCTCCGGCGCCGTCTGGGGCAGGTGTCCGACCTGCACGCCGCCGAGAGCCTGCTGTCGTGGGAGCAGGAGACGATGATGCCCCAGGAGGCGGCGCGGGTGCGGGGGCTGCAGCTCTCGACCCTGGCGGGGCTGGCCCATGAACTGTTCACCGACCCGCGCACCGGGGAACTGCTGGCCCAGGCGCAGCCCGAGGACGAGGCCGACCGGGCGGTCGTGCGGGTGGCGCAGCGCGATTATGACAAGGCGACCCGCCTGCCCACGAGCTTCGTCGAGGAGCGCTCGCGGGCCCAGAACGAGGCGCACCACGCCTGGCTGGATGCCCGTCAGCGCAGCGATTTCGCTGCCTTCGCCCCGCACCTGAGCACTATGATGGACTTCGCGCGGCGCGAGGCCGACCTGCTGGGCTACGAGGAGCACCCCTACGACGCCCTGCTGGACAGCTACGAGCCGGGGATGCGGGTCTCCCAGGTACGGAGCGTGTTCGCGGATCTGCGTGACCGGACGCTGCCCCTGCTGCGGCGCATCACGGCGGCCGGGGACGCGGCGGACTACTCCGTGCTCACGCGGCCCTTCCCGGGGGAGGCCCAGAAGGCCTTCGCGTGGCGCGTGGCGGGCGAGGCCTTCGGCCTGAAGTCCAGCTTCGCCCGGCAGGACGAGAGCGCGCACCCCTTCCAGTCGAATTTCAGCCGCTCCGACATCCGCATCACCACGCGGGTCGAGGAGTACTGGCCCGCCTGCCTCTTCGGCACCTGGCACGAGGCCGGGCACGCCATGTACGAGCGCGGCGTGCACGAGCTCTGGGAGCGCACCCCCGTGTCGCGCGGCGCCAGCCTGGGGGTGCACGAAAGCCAGTCGCGCATGTTCGAGAACCTGCTGGGCCGCAGCCGCCCCTTCTGGGGACGCTATTTTTCCGAGCTGCAGGGCGCGGCCCCTGAGGTCACCGCCGGCCTGGACGCAGAGACGCTCTACCGCGCCGTGAACCGCGTGAAGCCCAGCCTGATCCGCGTGGAGGCCGACGAGGTCACCTACAACTTCCACATCATGCTGCGCTTCGAGCTGGAGCTGGGCCTGCTGGACGGCACGCTGAAGGTGGCCGAGCTGCCGGAGGCCTGGAACGCGAAGATGCAGGAGTACCTGGGCCTGACACCCCCCAGCGACGCTCAGGGCGTGCTGCAGGACATCCACTGGTCCGCGGGCTTGATCGGCTATTTCCCCACCTACTCGCTGGGCAACCTGCTGAGCGTGCAGCTGCTGGAGGCCGCCAGGCAGGACACGGCGGTGGCGGCCGGCCTTCAGGAGGCCCACTATGGCCCGCTGCTGGCCTGGCTCGCCCAGCACATCCACCAGCACGGCCGCAGCCTGACTCCCGGCGAACTGACCGAGCGGGCCACCGGCCGCCCGCTCAGCGCCGATCCGTACGTCGCCTACCTGCACGAGAAGTACGGGGCCATCTACGGTCTGGAGTGA
- a CDS encoding helix-turn-helix domain-containing protein produces the protein MKLHERLRELRSERGLRLKDVAETAGISVPYLSDLERGRTNPSLETLQTLAGAYVITVHDLLEGVEFYGASTEGALPKGLADLVADATLGPQITPDWVRTLSRIELRGKRPRDKQDWYEIYLHLKRILN, from the coding sequence ATGAAATTGCACGAACGACTCCGCGAACTCCGTAGCGAACGCGGGCTGCGGCTCAAAGACGTCGCCGAGACCGCCGGGATCAGCGTCCCGTACCTCAGCGACCTCGAACGTGGCCGCACCAACCCCAGTCTGGAAACCCTCCAGACCCTCGCCGGTGCCTACGTGATCACGGTGCACGACCTGCTCGAAGGCGTCGAGTTCTACGGCGCGTCCACCGAGGGCGCCCTGCCCAAGGGTCTGGCCGATCTGGTGGCCGACGCCACGCTGGGCCCGCAGATCACGCCGGACTGGGTTCGCACCCTGTCGCGCATCGAACTGCGCGGCAAGCGTCCCCGCGACAAGCAGGACTGGTACGAAATCTACCTGCACCTGAAACGCATCCTCAACTGA